A single Triticum dicoccoides isolate Atlit2015 ecotype Zavitan chromosome 2A, WEW_v2.0, whole genome shotgun sequence DNA region contains:
- the LOC119359136 gene encoding uncharacterized protein LOC119359136 has translation MEIPVRRDVIMIRRVYGDDAATASVARSLLAPVANQLSGSGDTSDLHRRLVLVHLRSLKGPEDVRAAFDGVEAVAICILLMRAVVVFETEAGAARALQEPAKEAIGPCTAVPSLDLAAGCHFIPYKIIKVSAPAGASGAPPPPEPSMEDRARAFQEMCELKPMIDYDGPAEWKTCRPGMTTITQFAPSADSLVHGPTLGGGGYLWMHGSMVTYYHAEAGKPSGSEFNNVSIRVKQEETHSTKIRVTPLEPLVYVNQFGHLFCVTPTAGPR, from the exons ATGGAGATCCCGGTTCGAAGGGACGTGATAATGATTCGCCGCGTCTACGGCGACGACGCCGCCACGGCAAGCGTGGCACGCAGCCTCCTCGCCCCGGTCGCGAACCAGCTCTCCGGGTCCGGCGACACCTCCGACCTCCACCGCCGCCTCGTCCTGGTCCACCTCCGCTCGTTGAAAGGCCCCGAGGACGTGCGCGCCGCGTTCGACGGCGTCGAGGCAGTCGCGATCTGCATCCTCCTGATGAGGGCGGTGGTCGTCTTCGAGACCGAAGCCGGCGCCGCGCGCGCGCTGCAGGAGCCCGCCAAGGAGGCGATCGGACCGTGCACGGCGGTCCCGTCTCTAGACTTGGCCGCCGGATGCCATTTCATCCCCTACAAAATAATCAAG GTGTCGGCTCCTGCGGGGGCAtccggcgcgccgccgccgccggagccaagCATGGAGGATCGCGCTCGGGCGTTTCAGGAGATGTGTGAGCTGAAGCCGATGATCGACTACGACGGCCCAGCTGAGTGGAAGACCTGTAGGCCTGGCATGACGACCATCACGCAGTTCGCGCCGTCGGCGGATTCGTTGGTCCACGGCCCGACGCTTGGAGGCGGCGGCTATCTGTGGATGCACGGCAGCATGGTCACGTACTACCATGCGGAGGCCGGCAAGCCGAGCGGCAGCGAATTCAATAATGTGTCGATACGGGTCAAGCAAGAAGAAACACACTCAACCAAAATCCGTGTCACGCCTCTCGAACCGCTCGTTTACGTTAATCAGTTCGGGCACTTATTTTGTGTTACTCCGACAGCAGGACCTAGGTAG